The following are from one region of the Candidatus Deferrimicrobium borealis genome:
- a CDS encoding 2-oxoacid:acceptor oxidoreductase family protein: MSGRYEIRFSGSGGQGLILAGVIFAEAATIFDKKNAVQSQSYGPEARGGASKSEVIISDKTIDFPKATAIDLMLALTQEACTKYYKDIKPDGTLLVDEDFVKEIPKGTFKVLRLPIIRTASEEIGKAFVANIVAIGAIAATTGQVSLEAVEKAVLSRVPKGTEELNKRALTAGYELAKAKAKANG; the protein is encoded by the coding sequence ATGAGCGGACGGTATGAAATCCGGTTTTCCGGCTCCGGCGGGCAAGGCCTGATCCTCGCCGGCGTCATCTTCGCCGAGGCGGCGACGATCTTCGACAAGAAGAACGCCGTCCAGAGCCAGTCGTACGGGCCCGAGGCGCGCGGCGGCGCATCCAAGTCCGAGGTCATCATCTCCGACAAGACGATCGATTTCCCGAAGGCGACCGCGATCGACCTGATGCTCGCCCTCACCCAGGAGGCGTGCACGAAATATTACAAGGACATCAAGCCGGACGGGACGCTCCTGGTGGACGAGGACTTCGTCAAGGAGATCCCCAAGGGGACGTTCAAGGTCCTCCGGCTCCCGATCATCCGCACGGCCTCCGAGGAGATCGGGAAGGCGTTCGTCGCCAACATCGTGGCCATCGGCGCCATCGCGGCCACCACGGGGCAGGTGAGCCTCGAGGCGGTGGAGAAGGCGGTCCTCTCCCGCGTCCCGAAGGGGACCGAGGAACTGAATAAAAGGGCGCTGACGGCCGGATACGAGCTGGCCAAGGCAAAGGCCAAGGCGAACGGATGA
- a CDS encoding 2-oxoacid:ferredoxin oxidoreductase subunit beta produces MAFDYDQYIRGGKLPHIWCPGCTYGIVFKSILRVVHTLKLNRDDVAMVSGIGCASRLPGYVDFNTLHTAHGRALPFATGLKMAKPDKHVLVVSGDGDATAIGGNHFIHACRRNIDITVLVFNNFIYGMTGGQYSPTTPSGHLATTMPYGNIDTSFNIPELAKGAGASFVARGTAYHAAGLDKLIAEAIQHKGLSVVEIINACPTTHGRRNKFKSPTDMLLWMKDTYIPAVAFDKLPPEKTAGKFPMGVLFKKEGVPEYCETYYGLVERLKKQKEGRA; encoded by the coding sequence ATGGCGTTCGATTACGACCAGTACATCCGCGGCGGGAAACTGCCCCACATCTGGTGCCCGGGGTGCACCTACGGAATCGTCTTCAAGTCGATCCTGCGCGTCGTCCACACCCTGAAGCTCAACCGGGACGACGTCGCCATGGTGTCCGGGATCGGTTGCGCCTCGCGCCTCCCCGGCTACGTGGACTTCAACACCCTCCACACGGCGCATGGCAGGGCGCTCCCGTTCGCCACCGGCCTGAAGATGGCGAAGCCGGACAAGCACGTCCTGGTGGTCAGCGGCGACGGCGACGCGACGGCGATCGGCGGGAACCACTTCATCCACGCCTGCCGGCGCAACATCGACATCACCGTGCTCGTCTTCAACAACTTCATCTACGGGATGACGGGGGGCCAGTACTCCCCGACGACCCCGTCCGGCCACCTGGCCACCACGATGCCGTACGGCAACATCGACACGTCGTTCAACATCCCGGAGCTGGCGAAGGGCGCGGGGGCGAGCTTCGTGGCCCGCGGCACCGCCTATCACGCGGCGGGGCTGGACAAGCTGATCGCCGAGGCGATCCAGCACAAGGGGCTGTCGGTCGTGGAGATCATCAACGCCTGCCCCACCACGCACGGCCGCCGGAACAAGTTCAAGAGCCCGACGGACATGCTCCTGTGGATGAAGGACACCTACATCCCGGCCGTGGCGTTCGACAAGCTTCCCCCGGAGAAGACCGCCGGGAAGTTCCCCATGGGCGTCCTTTTCAAGAAGGAGGGGGTTCCCGAGTATTGCGAGACCTACTACGGTCTCGTCGAGCGCCTGAAGAAGCAGAAAGAGGGGAGGGCGTAG